In Methanothrix sp., a genomic segment contains:
- a CDS encoding phospholipase D-like domain-containing protein produces MEGYWIGLAFLAVAVISLSIIQLEAGRNKRLLAGYRQVQMDLQRLQGQLREKEIHLDQLQRRYGQMLKHKSRNLDLTEELKRAKRSEEYESAERLQYLESYLARQGNDPSALFLGTFSPLRLHSIEDRLCQMLEEASFEVVVVSPWIKRQTWNRIAPPLQNFSRRGGRLVVFMRGRESDFSSGMSDDIQDEVRRLEGELFFVHPLHAKIYMIDRKEAIVTSANLSQGGIDENYEAGVWLNDPRVLSDICSFVDGLYRCRQS; encoded by the coding sequence ATGGAAGGGTACTGGATCGGGCTGGCCTTCCTGGCTGTAGCAGTTATATCTCTCAGCATCATCCAGCTGGAGGCCGGCCGCAATAAAAGGCTGCTAGCAGGCTACCGCCAGGTCCAGATGGATCTGCAAAGGCTGCAGGGCCAGCTTCGAGAAAAGGAGATCCATCTGGACCAGCTCCAGAGGAGATACGGACAGATGCTCAAGCATAAGAGCCGCAACCTGGATCTGACAGAGGAGCTCAAGAGGGCGAAGAGGTCGGAGGAGTACGAATCGGCAGAGAGGCTGCAGTACCTGGAGAGCTATCTAGCCCGCCAGGGGAACGATCCCTCTGCCCTATTCCTGGGCACCTTCTCCCCCCTTCGCCTCCACTCCATCGAGGACCGGCTCTGCCAGATGCTGGAGGAGGCCAGCTTCGAGGTGGTGGTCGTCTCCCCCTGGATAAAGAGGCAGACCTGGAACCGGATTGCTCCTCCATTGCAGAACTTCTCCCGCCGGGGAGGGAGGCTGGTGGTGTTCATGAGAGGGCGGGAATCGGATTTCAGCTCGGGAATGAGCGATGATATCCAGGATGAAGTCAGAAGGCTGGAGGGAGAGCTGTTCTTCGTCCATCCGCTCCATGCCAAGATCTATATGATCGACAGAAAGGAGGCAATAGTGACCTCTGCCAATCTCTCTCAGGGAGGGATCGATGAGAACTACGAGGCGGGGGTTTGGCTGAATGATCCCCGTGTCCTGAGTGATATCTGCTCCTTTGTGGACGGCCTGTACAGGTGCCGCCAGAGCTGA
- the thsA gene encoding thermosome subunit alpha, which translates to MAGMGGTPVIILRDTRRETGTEAILNNIMAARAVANAVRSSMGPKGMDKLLVDPIGDVTITNDGVTILKEMDVQHPAAKMLIEAAKTQDKEVGDGTTTVAVLAGELLKRAEMLLDQKVHPTMIVKGYRIAADKAVEIAKSIASDAQESDRPLLERVAKTAMTGKLAESPDSRMASYAVDLVLNAMENYGERRVFDMDRVNVEKKVGESTAESEIIEGVVIDKEIVHQNMPRKVTDARVALLSCPIESKDTETKTEVQITSSDQFQKFMEHEKKRIKEAADKVIASGANVVFCQKGIDDLAQHYLARAGVLALRRVIKKDLDRLARATGASIVTSLDELKPSDLGEAALVEERRVGSGIMTFVTGTKNQTATLLLRGGTQQVLDGLERSLDDALHAVADVVEDGKVVAGGGAPEIEIALRLREYAATLKGREQLAVTKFAEAMEIVPKALAENAGFDAIDKVAELKSRHSSNKNIGLDGYTGEAVDMYELGVVEPLRVKVQAILSATDAACLILRIDDVLASTKEPPARPSGPGGMPPGMGGMPGMGMGGMPPGMF; encoded by the coding sequence ATGGCAGGAATGGGTGGAACACCAGTTATCATTTTAAGAGATACCCGCAGAGAGACGGGAACGGAAGCCATCTTGAATAATATCATGGCTGCCCGCGCAGTGGCCAATGCTGTGCGCAGCTCCATGGGCCCCAAGGGCATGGACAAGCTGCTGGTGGACCCCATCGGTGATGTCACCATCACCAATGATGGTGTGACCATCCTCAAGGAGATGGATGTTCAGCATCCTGCTGCTAAGATGCTCATCGAGGCCGCCAAGACGCAGGACAAAGAGGTGGGCGATGGCACCACCACCGTGGCAGTGCTGGCCGGGGAGCTTCTCAAGAGGGCGGAGATGCTCTTGGACCAGAAGGTCCATCCCACAATGATCGTCAAGGGCTACAGAATAGCAGCAGACAAAGCAGTGGAGATAGCAAAATCCATCGCCTCAGATGCCCAGGAGTCCGATCGTCCTCTGCTGGAGAGGGTAGCTAAAACCGCCATGACTGGGAAGCTGGCCGAATCTCCGGACAGCAGGATGGCCAGCTATGCCGTCGATCTGGTCCTCAATGCCATGGAGAATTATGGCGAGAGAAGGGTCTTCGATATGGACCGGGTCAATGTGGAGAAGAAGGTGGGGGAGAGCACTGCTGAATCAGAGATCATCGAGGGAGTGGTGATCGACAAGGAGATAGTTCACCAGAATATGCCCCGCAAGGTCACAGATGCCAGGGTGGCCCTGCTCTCCTGCCCCATAGAGTCCAAGGATACTGAGACCAAGACAGAGGTACAGATCACCTCCTCTGATCAGTTTCAGAAGTTCATGGAGCATGAGAAGAAGAGGATCAAGGAGGCGGCCGATAAGGTGATCGCCAGCGGGGCAAATGTGGTCTTCTGCCAGAAGGGCATCGATGACCTGGCCCAGCATTACCTGGCCCGCGCGGGAGTGCTCGCCCTGAGAAGGGTGATCAAGAAGGATCTGGACAGGCTCGCCCGGGCCACCGGGGCGAGCATCGTCACCAGCCTGGATGAGCTGAAGCCCTCTGACCTGGGCGAGGCCGCACTGGTGGAGGAGAGGAGAGTGGGAAGTGGGATCATGACCTTCGTCACCGGCACCAAGAACCAGACTGCCACCCTCCTCCTCCGGGGAGGAACCCAGCAGGTCTTAGACGGCCTGGAGAGGTCCCTTGATGATGCTCTGCATGCAGTGGCGGATGTGGTGGAGGACGGGAAGGTGGTGGCAGGAGGTGGAGCCCCGGAGATAGAGATAGCATTGCGCCTGCGGGAGTATGCCGCCACACTGAAGGGCAGGGAGCAGCTGGCAGTCACCAAGTTCGCCGAGGCGATGGAGATCGTCCCCAAGGCGCTGGCAGAGAACGCGGGCTTTGATGCCATCGATAAGGTGGCTGAGCTGAAGAGCAGGCACTCCAGCAATAAGAACATTGGACTGGATGGCTATACTGGAGAGGCGGTTGATATGTATGAGCTGGGAGTGGTCGAGCCCCTCAGAGTCAAGGTTCAGGCCATCCTCTCAGCCACAGATGCTGCTTGCCTGATCCTGCGAATCGATGATGTTCTGGCCTCCACCAAAGAGCCCCCTGCCCGGCCCAGCGGCCCGGGAGGCATGCCTCCGGGAATGGGCGGAATGCCCGGGATGGGGATGGGAGGGATGCCCCCCGGGATGTTCTGA
- a CDS encoding cold-shock protein: MVTGTVKFFNRVKSFGFIAGDDGKDYFVHVTGLKPGVAIDEGDKVSFDVIEGEKGPKADKVEKV, translated from the coding sequence ATGGTAACTGGAACAGTCAAGTTTTTCAATCGCGTCAAGAGCTTCGGATTCATAGCTGGTGACGATGGCAAGGATTATTTCGTTCATGTGACTGGCTTGAAGCCCGGCGTCGCAATCGATGAGGGTGACAAGGTCAGCTTCGATGTCATTGAGGGCGAGAAGGGCCCCAAGGCCGATAAGGTAGAGAAGGTTTAG
- a CDS encoding TMEM165/GDT1 family protein, whose amino-acid sequence MRERCWRTSWRSSARKTPSGEGRLISLAIPLDEIIIPFLAVGLAEIGDKTQLSVILLSSRTKEYPQLLAGVMLAFLITDGIAIFFGSWATEIIPMYLVKLISGSIFILFGISALRTEQKEEEEERQLPSGNALISGFSLIFLSEWGDKTQIASALFATEYDPIPVLIGVMAALFALSAMAIYMGRMISARVKREVISRAAGILFMTIGLAISLSLLLP is encoded by the coding sequence ATGAGAGAGAGGTGCTGGAGGACTTCCTGGAGATCAAGCGCAAGAAAGACCCCTTCTGGGGAAGGTAGGCTGATCTCACTGGCCATCCCCCTCGATGAGATCATAATTCCATTCCTGGCGGTTGGCCTGGCGGAGATAGGAGACAAGACCCAGCTCTCTGTGATTCTGCTATCCTCCCGGACAAAGGAGTATCCTCAACTCCTGGCTGGTGTGATGCTCGCTTTTCTGATCACAGATGGGATTGCAATCTTTTTCGGCTCCTGGGCTACGGAGATCATACCGATGTATCTGGTTAAGCTGATATCAGGCAGCATCTTCATTCTCTTTGGGATATCGGCCCTCAGGACAGAGCAGAAAGAGGAGGAGGAAGAACGTCAACTCCCATCTGGAAATGCCCTCATATCCGGATTCTCTTTAATCTTTCTCTCGGAGTGGGGGGACAAGACCCAGATCGCCTCCGCCCTCTTTGCCACGGAGTATGACCCAATCCCGGTCCTCATAGGGGTTATGGCAGCACTATTCGCCCTCTCCGCCATGGCCATCTATATGGGACGGATGATCTCAGCGAGGGTGAAAAGAGAAGTGATCTCCCGGGCAGCAGGCATCCTCTTCATGACCATAGGGCTGGCCATCAGCTTATCTCTTCTCCTGCCTTGA
- the ndk gene encoding nucleoside-diphosphate kinase, whose amino-acid sequence MERTFIMVKPDGVQRGLVGKILQRIEEKGFKIVAMKLAQMPEEKAKEHYAEHVDKRFYQDLVDFITSGPSVSLVVEGKGAIAAMRKMNGATNPADAVPGTIRGDWGIETGRNVVHGSDSPASASREIALHFDPSELVEYERIDEEWLYE is encoded by the coding sequence ATAGAGAGAACGTTCATCATGGTCAAGCCCGATGGCGTGCAGAGAGGCCTGGTGGGCAAGATCCTGCAGCGAATCGAGGAGAAGGGATTCAAGATCGTGGCCATGAAGCTGGCGCAAATGCCCGAGGAGAAGGCCAAAGAGCATTATGCTGAGCACGTGGACAAGAGGTTCTATCAGGATCTGGTGGATTTCATCACCTCTGGGCCCTCTGTATCCCTGGTGGTGGAGGGGAAGGGCGCTATTGCCGCCATGAGGAAGATGAACGGCGCCACAAATCCCGCCGATGCCGTCCCTGGAACCATTCGCGGTGACTGGGGCATTGAGACCGGGCGGAATGTGGTGCATGGCTCAGACTCTCCAGCATCAGCCTCTCGCGAGATCGCCCTTCACTTCGATCCCTCAGAGCTGGTCGAATATGAGCGAATAGATGAAGAATGGCTCTACGAGTAG
- a CDS encoding 50S ribosomal protein L24e, with product MEERRCSFCNRIIEPGTGKLYARRDGTVFYFCSSKCENNVALGRVTRRVKWARKGA from the coding sequence ATGGAAGAGAGAAGGTGCAGCTTCTGCAATAGGATCATTGAGCCGGGCACAGGCAAGCTCTATGCCAGAAGGGATGGAACGGTATTCTATTTCTGCTCCTCCAAGTGCGAGAACAATGTCGCCCTTGGCCGGGTGACCAGAAGGGTGAAGTGGGCCCGTAAGGGGGCATAA
- a CDS encoding 30S ribosomal protein S28e: MDDDSGIPAEVIEVIGVTGMHGEAMQIKCRILEGNNKGRIITRNSMGPIRIGDVLMLLETAREAKKLTSR, encoded by the coding sequence ATGGATGACGATAGCGGAATACCGGCTGAGGTCATCGAGGTGATAGGCGTTACCGGCATGCATGGGGAAGCAATGCAGATCAAGTGCCGTATCCTCGAGGGCAATAACAAAGGCCGGATCATCACCAGAAACAGCATGGGACCGATAAGAATCGGCGACGTCCTGATGCTGCTGGAGACAGCAAGAGAGGCCAAGAAGCTTACCAGCAGGTGA
- the rpl7ae gene encoding 50S ribosomal protein L7Ae, translating into MARPIYVRFDVPVDLATKSLEALELARDTGRIKKGTNEATKAIERGVARLVIVGEDVQPPEIVAHIPALCEEKKTPYIYVKKQSELGAAAGLGVKSAAAAIVEPGKGKELLDEIVQKVGSLK; encoded by the coding sequence ATGGCAAGACCAATATATGTAAGATTTGATGTTCCAGTTGATCTGGCTACCAAATCACTTGAGGCCCTGGAGCTGGCTCGCGATACCGGCAGGATAAAGAAGGGAACGAATGAGGCCACCAAGGCCATTGAGAGGGGAGTGGCCCGCCTGGTTATCGTGGGCGAGGATGTCCAGCCCCCAGAGATCGTAGCCCATATCCCTGCGTTATGCGAAGAGAAGAAGACCCCCTATATCTATGTCAAGAAGCAAAGCGAGCTTGGCGCTGCCGCCGGCCTGGGTGTGAAGAGCGCAGCCGCGGCGATTGTGGAGCCGGGCAAGGGAAAAGAGCTGCTGGATGAGATCGTCCAGAAGGTCGGATCTCTGAAATAG
- a CDS encoding DUF4346 domain-containing protein — MILSLNAENLPQVGRRVAEEGIPAVVIPGPGPISIEENLERARSYSIQAIADPVLDPPLMGLTCSIERYIRLRRDHPDIPLFFGAGNVTELMDGDGPGANLLLSALAAEVEASLLFTPEHSAKAAGSVHDLAVASRMMLLAKERQTPPKDLGLDLLILKEKRRIQEIAPSQEVVEAGTEHPFQADPAGSFRIFLSEGRIMADNGRITIAGERGRDVLNSLIEQGLVGRLDHAGYLGRELERAEIALALGRSYIQDEPLWQRKVK; from the coding sequence ATGATACTCAGCCTGAATGCAGAGAACCTTCCCCAGGTGGGAAGGAGGGTGGCAGAAGAGGGCATACCAGCAGTGGTCATACCAGGGCCTGGACCCATCAGCATAGAGGAGAACCTGGAGAGGGCCAGGAGCTATTCCATTCAGGCCATCGCCGATCCGGTTCTCGATCCTCCCCTGATGGGCCTGACCTGCTCGATTGAAAGATACATCCGCCTGCGCAGGGACCATCCCGATATACCCCTGTTCTTCGGGGCGGGCAATGTCACTGAGCTCATGGATGGAGACGGGCCAGGGGCCAATCTGCTGCTGAGCGCCCTGGCAGCAGAGGTGGAGGCCTCACTGCTCTTTACCCCCGAGCACAGCGCCAAGGCGGCAGGGTCCGTTCATGATCTGGCTGTGGCCTCGAGGATGATGCTCCTGGCCAAAGAGCGCCAGACCCCTCCCAAAGACCTGGGCCTGGACCTCCTGATCCTCAAGGAGAAGAGGAGGATTCAGGAAATTGCCCCCTCCCAGGAGGTGGTGGAGGCGGGAACGGAGCACCCCTTCCAGGCCGACCCTGCCGGGAGCTTCAGGATCTTTCTCTCTGAGGGGAGGATCATGGCCGACAACGGCAGGATCACCATAGCCGGAGAGAGGGGGCGCGATGTGCTCAACAGCCTCATAGAGCAGGGATTGGTGGGAAGGCTGGACCATGCCGGCTACCTGGGCCGGGAGCTGGAGCGGGCGGAGATCGCCTTGGCCCTAGGGCGGAGCTATATACAGGACGAGCCCCTCTGGCAGAGAAAGGTTAAATAA
- a CDS encoding DUF473 domain-containing protein: MIYTSLTGLSRHVIKEILAARVRTVEIRSPNNFIAIYDHQPGDRLFVTDSSAMDVVPGTTGLITTIKALQIITHRTIQSGEYYYEERESQAARLQLQLVGVGRVRRITSIEPGTPLTLDVDEVRYCGAR; encoded by the coding sequence ATGATTTACACAAGCCTTACAGGATTATCCAGACATGTGATAAAAGAGATTCTCGCCGCCAGGGTGAGGACGGTGGAGATCAGGAGCCCGAACAACTTCATTGCCATCTACGATCACCAGCCAGGCGATAGACTCTTCGTCACCGATTCCAGTGCCATGGATGTTGTCCCCGGTACAACCGGCCTCATCACCACCATAAAGGCCCTGCAGATCATAACTCATAGAACCATCCAGTCAGGTGAGTATTATTATGAGGAGAGGGAGTCTCAGGCAGCAAGGCTGCAGTTGCAGCTGGTGGGAGTGGGAAGGGTGAGAAGGATCACCTCCATTGAGCCGGGAACGCCTCTCACCCTGGATGTGGACGAGGTGAGATACTGCGGAGCGAGATGA
- a CDS encoding proteasome assembly chaperone family protein, with protein sequence MEKDIVQVILEKKLTVKNPILIEGFPGIGLVGNIASQYIVNELKMTYIGAMNSKYFPPLAVLLGGVVNMPVRIYEEASKEVVVLTADIPVHPLASYDIGKEIVTWAESINAQELICLAGITVMDDQNRVFGAVSRHDLLDKIKGTTEIFEIGTITGITGSIMNECRIRNLPAVCLLGETASAEPDPRSAIAAIESINKIYGLGVNTAKLAEQAEEIEVQMAQLAQQMKAAAPEEQQTQLPKEFPMYG encoded by the coding sequence ATGGAGAAGGATATTGTCCAGGTCATCCTTGAGAAGAAGCTGACTGTCAAGAACCCCATTTTAATTGAGGGCTTCCCGGGAATCGGCCTGGTAGGGAACATCGCCAGCCAGTACATAGTCAACGAGTTGAAGATGACCTACATCGGAGCCATGAACTCCAAATACTTCCCGCCACTGGCAGTGCTCTTGGGTGGGGTGGTGAATATGCCAGTTCGCATCTACGAGGAAGCGAGCAAGGAGGTGGTGGTTCTCACCGCCGATATCCCAGTTCACCCCCTGGCATCCTATGATATCGGAAAGGAGATAGTGACCTGGGCCGAGTCCATCAATGCTCAGGAATTGATCTGCCTGGCAGGGATAACAGTGATGGACGACCAGAACCGGGTCTTCGGCGCAGTGAGCAGGCACGACCTCCTCGATAAGATAAAAGGGACTACAGAGATCTTTGAGATCGGCACCATCACCGGAATTACCGGCAGCATCATGAATGAGTGCCGCATAAGAAATCTGCCTGCAGTCTGCCTCCTGGGGGAGACGGCATCAGCTGAGCCCGACCCCCGCTCGGCGATTGCTGCCATTGAGAGCATCAACAAGATCTACGGCCTGGGGGTGAATACTGCCAAGCTGGCTGAGCAGGCAGAGGAGATCGAGGTGCAGATGGCTCAACTGGCCCAGCAGATGAAGGCGGCCGCGCCCGAGGAACAGCAGACACAACTGCCAAAAGAGTTTCCAATGTACGGGTGA
- a CDS encoding acetate--CoA ligase family protein: MAELINDIIDGAISAGRTYLMENESKAILEELGISTTGSRVARSEEEAVEIFLSLASPVAMKVLSPEVVHKSDAGGVKLHLEGEDAVRQAYREMISAFQGRAVEGISVQRMAPPGIEAIVGVANDPTFGPVLMFGLGGVFVEVLKDVSFRSIPITLSDAQEMIEEIRGYTLLKGSRGHSADIEALEELLMKISDFVASEPRVWEMDLNPVFLYPQGCTAVDARIILGEPRPSPPEEREEQDLHDLFYPQSIAVIGASGTPGKLGWNVFTNLVSHKFKGMLYPINPRAEAIHGIKAYPRISAVPEPVDVAIILVSADMTADVVEECCQCGVRYIVVESAGFAELGPEGKKIELQMKEIADRYGVRLLGPNCSGIINTHCSMVQSIGIVDALSQGNIGLVSQAGVCAAGMLWGLRHIMDFGIIATIGNKLDINETDIMEAVSRDENINVICMYLESVKGGRRFIDQARRITREKPMVVLKSGRTEAGKKAVASHTASLAGNDQIYSAVFRQSGIIRARDYEHMFNLARAISKQPLPDREGVFIITYAGSLGVIAADAITDNGMRLSELDEPLKQRLKELLPDYVCGMNPVDYTFSQDARIVKSTIEIGVESSDVGSFIVILQAEILDSYVEALKSINYQGKPIIACVAGKEFEMPGVIKMEKAGIPVFSTPEQVADALGVMYQQHKRITRARGKD; encoded by the coding sequence ATGGCGGAACTTATCAATGATATTATAGATGGGGCGATATCGGCAGGCAGAACCTACCTCATGGAGAACGAGAGCAAAGCCATTCTGGAGGAGCTGGGGATATCCACCACCGGCTCCAGAGTGGCCAGGTCAGAGGAGGAGGCAGTGGAGATTTTCCTCTCCCTGGCCTCTCCTGTGGCCATGAAGGTCCTCTCCCCGGAGGTGGTCCATAAATCCGATGCCGGTGGGGTCAAGCTCCATCTGGAGGGGGAGGATGCCGTCCGGCAGGCCTACCGGGAGATGATCAGCGCATTCCAGGGGAGGGCGGTGGAGGGAATATCAGTGCAGAGGATGGCCCCGCCGGGAATAGAGGCCATCGTGGGGGTGGCAAACGACCCCACCTTCGGCCCGGTTCTGATGTTCGGCCTGGGAGGGGTATTCGTCGAGGTCCTGAAGGATGTCAGCTTCCGCTCCATTCCCATCACCCTCTCCGATGCCCAGGAGATGATCGAGGAGATCCGGGGATACACGCTGCTCAAGGGCAGCCGGGGCCACTCTGCTGATATCGAGGCTTTAGAAGAGCTCCTGATGAAGATATCGGATTTTGTGGCCTCAGAGCCGCGGGTCTGGGAGATGGATCTGAACCCCGTCTTCCTCTATCCCCAGGGCTGCACAGCCGTCGATGCCCGCATCATCCTGGGGGAGCCCAGGCCCAGCCCTCCAGAAGAGAGAGAGGAGCAGGATCTGCATGACCTCTTCTATCCCCAGAGCATCGCCGTCATCGGGGCATCAGGGACTCCGGGAAAGCTGGGCTGGAATGTCTTCACCAATCTGGTCAGCCACAAGTTCAAGGGCATGCTCTATCCCATCAATCCGCGGGCAGAGGCGATCCATGGCATCAAGGCCTATCCCCGGATCAGTGCTGTGCCCGAGCCGGTGGATGTGGCCATCATCCTGGTCTCAGCGGACATGACAGCGGATGTGGTGGAGGAGTGCTGCCAGTGCGGCGTGCGCTATATCGTAGTCGAGTCGGCGGGCTTTGCCGAGCTCGGTCCGGAGGGCAAGAAGATCGAGCTGCAGATGAAAGAGATCGCCGATAGGTATGGGGTGAGGCTGCTGGGGCCGAACTGCTCGGGGATCATCAACACCCACTGCAGCATGGTGCAGTCCATAGGGATTGTTGATGCCCTGAGCCAGGGCAATATCGGCCTGGTCTCCCAGGCGGGGGTCTGCGCTGCCGGTATGCTCTGGGGTCTGCGCCATATCATGGATTTCGGCATCATCGCCACCATCGGCAATAAGCTGGATATCAATGAGACCGATATCATGGAGGCAGTGAGCAGGGATGAGAACATCAATGTCATCTGCATGTATCTGGAGTCGGTGAAAGGGGGGAGGCGGTTCATAGACCAGGCGCGGCGGATCACCAGGGAGAAGCCCATGGTGGTGCTCAAGTCCGGCCGGACTGAGGCGGGAAAGAAGGCCGTGGCCTCCCATACTGCCTCCCTGGCCGGCAACGACCAGATCTATAGCGCCGTCTTCCGCCAGTCGGGGATCATCCGGGCGCGGGATTATGAGCATATGTTCAACCTGGCCCGGGCCATATCCAAGCAGCCCCTGCCCGATCGGGAGGGGGTGTTCATCATAACCTATGCCGGCTCCCTGGGGGTCATTGCCGCCGATGCCATCACCGACAATGGCATGCGCCTCTCCGAGCTGGATGAGCCCCTCAAGCAGAGGCTGAAGGAGCTTCTGCCCGACTATGTCTGCGGCATGAACCCGGTGGACTACACCTTCAGCCAGGATGCCAGGATTGTGAAGAGCACCATAGAGATCGGTGTGGAGAGCAGTGATGTGGGCAGCTTCATTGTCATCCTCCAGGCGGAGATCCTGGACAGCTATGTAGAGGCCTTAAAGAGCATCAACTACCAGGGAAAGCCCATCATCGCCTGTGTGGCCGGAAAGGAGTTTGAGATGCCCGGGGTGATAAAGATGGAGAAGGCAGGAATCCCGGTCTTCTCCACGCCTGAGCAGGTGGCAGATGCCCTGGGGGTCATGTACCAGCAACATAAGAGGATCACCAGGGCGAGGGGGAAGGATTGA
- a CDS encoding signal recognition particle protein Srp54: protein MVLDNLGGSLRNALKKIASANKIDKALVDEAVREIQRALLQADVNVKLVMQLSNTIKSRALNEKPAPGMNPREHVINIVYQELINLVGRGADIPLKKQNIMLVGLQGSGKTTTAAKLATFFQRKGLRTAVICADTFRAGAYDQLKALCERQGIFFYGEKGNPDAAAVARNGLEATKRYDIRIVDTAGRHALEGELIQEMKEIHAVVNADQKLLVMDAALGQQASEQARAFNEAVNITGVIITKLDGTAKGGGALSAVAETKTSVAFIGVGETPADLERFEADRFISRMLGMGDIKTLIERAQEVQTEQEVDVESLMRGKFTLKDMYQQMEAMNKLGPLKQIMQMLPLGGMGIELSDKEYQMTKDRLDKYRVVMDSMTAAELEDPRIITASRIKRISQGSGAPPELVRELLKSHQAMQKAIKGMRGGMGKMNMKRMMKRFSAGAKM, encoded by the coding sequence ATGGTCCTGGACAACTTAGGCGGATCGCTGCGCAATGCCTTAAAGAAGATTGCCTCAGCGAATAAGATCGACAAAGCCCTGGTAGATGAAGCAGTGCGGGAGATCCAGCGCGCCCTCCTGCAGGCGGATGTGAATGTGAAGCTGGTGATGCAGCTCTCCAACACCATCAAATCCAGAGCCCTGAACGAGAAGCCCGCTCCGGGGATGAACCCGCGCGAGCATGTGATCAACATCGTCTACCAGGAGCTGATCAACCTGGTGGGCCGGGGCGCAGACATCCCCCTTAAAAAGCAGAACATCATGCTGGTGGGCCTGCAGGGCTCGGGAAAGACCACCACTGCTGCCAAGCTGGCCACCTTCTTCCAGAGGAAAGGCCTCCGCACCGCAGTCATATGCGCCGACACCTTCCGGGCGGGAGCCTACGATCAGCTGAAGGCCCTCTGCGAGAGGCAGGGGATATTCTTCTACGGAGAGAAGGGCAACCCCGATGCTGCGGCCGTAGCCCGAAACGGCCTGGAGGCCACCAAGAGGTACGATATCAGGATCGTCGATACTGCAGGCAGGCATGCCCTGGAGGGGGAGCTGATCCAGGAGATGAAGGAGATCCATGCCGTGGTCAATGCCGATCAGAAGCTGCTCGTCATGGATGCCGCTTTGGGCCAGCAGGCGAGCGAGCAGGCACGGGCCTTCAATGAGGCGGTCAATATCACTGGCGTTATCATCACCAAGCTGGATGGCACTGCCAAGGGCGGCGGCGCCCTTTCAGCAGTGGCGGAGACCAAGACCTCAGTGGCCTTCATCGGCGTCGGGGAGACCCCTGCAGACCTGGAGAGGTTTGAGGCCGATCGCTTCATCTCCAGAATGCTGGGGATGGGCGACATCAAGACCCTCATCGAAAGGGCCCAGGAGGTGCAGACTGAGCAGGAGGTGGATGTCGAGTCCCTGATGCGGGGCAAGTTCACCCTCAAAGATATGTATCAGCAGATGGAGGCCATGAACAAGCTCGGCCCCCTGAAGCAGATCATGCAGATGCTCCCCCTGGGAGGGATGGGCATTGAGCTCTCGGACAAGGAGTACCAGATGACCAAGGACCGGCTGGACAAATACCGGGTGGTGATGGACTCCATGACGGCAGCAGAGCTGGAGGACCCCAGGATCATCACCGCCTCGCGCATCAAGCGCATATCCCAGGGGAGCGGCGCCCCGCCCGAGCTGGTCAGGGAATTGCTCAAATCCCATCAGGCCATGCAGAAGGCGATCAAGGGGATGAGAGGGGGCATGGGCAAGATGAACATGAAGAGGATGATGAAGAGGTTCAGCGCCGGGGCAAAGATGTAA